From Candidatus Sphingomonas colombiensis, one genomic window encodes:
- the sdhD gene encoding succinate dehydrogenase, hydrophobic membrane anchor protein: MGTGTELGRVRGLGSAHHGVLHWWHQKITAGTNILFMAWLLISLARLPGYDYASVHTWMSSAWVAVPMLLLIASVFYHFRLGLQVVIEDYAHGHNRVALMILLNLFVAVTAGIAIFSILKIAFGAAA, encoded by the coding sequence ATGGGAACCGGAACCGAACTTGGCCGCGTTCGCGGGCTGGGAAGCGCCCATCACGGCGTGCTGCACTGGTGGCATCAGAAGATCACTGCCGGCACGAACATCCTGTTCATGGCATGGCTGCTGATCTCGCTCGCCCGCCTGCCGGGCTATGATTACGCCAGCGTCCATACCTGGATGTCATCCGCATGGGTCGCCGTGCCGATGCTGCTGCTAATCGCATCTGTCTTCTACCACTTCCGCCTGGGACTCCAGGTGGTGATCGAGGATTATGCACACGGGCACAACCGCGTCGCGCTGATGATCCTTCTCAACCTGTTCGTCGCGGTCACTGCCGGGATCGCGATCTTCTCGATCCTCAAGATCGCCTTCGGAGCTGCCGCCTGA
- the sdhC gene encoding succinate dehydrogenase, cytochrome b556 subunit, which yields MHYRWSPAMLASILHRVTGDGMATVGAALLVWWLAAIAAGGQAYATFISVFAQPDGHLNPLGWVVGVGLTFSLFQHMMSGIRHLVLDTGAAFELKTNRLLAILTFVCSTLLTIGFWLYLGVK from the coding sequence ATTCATTATCGCTGGAGCCCGGCCATGCTGGCCTCGATCCTCCACCGCGTCACCGGCGACGGCATGGCGACGGTTGGCGCCGCATTGCTCGTCTGGTGGCTTGCCGCGATCGCGGCCGGCGGACAGGCTTATGCAACGTTCATCAGCGTCTTCGCGCAGCCCGACGGGCATCTGAATCCGCTCGGCTGGGTGGTCGGCGTCGGCCTGACCTTCTCGCTGTTCCAGCATATGATGAGCGGTATCCGCCATCTCGTGCTCGACACCGGCGCAGCTTTCGAGCTGAAGACGAATCGCCTGCTCGCGATCCTCACCTTCGTCTGCTCGACGCTGCTGACGATCGGCTTCTGGCTCTATCTGGGGGTGAAGTGA
- a CDS encoding methyl-accepting chemotaxis protein: MPTDLPEAGSIASTIDIAGRLKVFDLDGTLLGASREVWAVIEPEIRLVSAAYWEQWLRCFADQRAWAPDETEKMIDLGCTFLRNRFLDTAGSPWIESIERSVAAAYAGDVSKTALLSMISASDRAALDVLMRRLERSDPRLAAMVDTLMRLSALEGEITVAVYSSYLEHAEKVARDRLASEFHDGIAATVESATSEGGALRLLASGASSSTRGVLGKASEVAAAAEQSAVAMREAAMTAAGLIRAIEDARTEVEVAAEIANRASAQAGAAVGVSQMLSDHAQSIESILGLIRDIAGQTNLLALNATIEAARAGDAGRGFAVVAQEVKSLANQTARATDDIAAKIAAIQSATRSTVETNASIKATVAEVEDSATRIRNAMEAQAQTVTAITAAVDETALAADSMSNTIAAIREDTEAVAGEIDAFGAGFDSLSSRLAVLKASAGDFARKVAV; the protein is encoded by the coding sequence TTGCCTACGGACCTGCCCGAAGCCGGATCGATCGCCTCCACGATCGATATCGCTGGTCGTCTCAAGGTGTTCGATCTCGACGGCACTCTGCTTGGCGCGAGCCGTGAGGTGTGGGCGGTGATCGAGCCGGAGATTCGGCTGGTTTCCGCCGCTTATTGGGAGCAGTGGCTGCGCTGTTTCGCCGATCAGCGGGCATGGGCGCCCGACGAGACGGAGAAGATGATCGATCTCGGCTGCACCTTTCTGCGCAACCGATTCCTCGACACGGCGGGCAGCCCGTGGATCGAATCGATCGAACGTTCGGTCGCGGCGGCCTATGCCGGAGACGTATCGAAAACCGCGTTGCTGTCGATGATCAGCGCCAGCGATCGCGCCGCGCTCGATGTGCTGATGCGGCGGCTGGAGCGCAGCGATCCGCGACTCGCCGCGATGGTCGACACGCTGATGCGGCTCTCCGCGCTCGAAGGCGAAATCACGGTCGCGGTCTATTCATCCTATCTCGAACATGCCGAAAAGGTGGCGCGCGATCGGCTGGCGAGCGAGTTCCACGATGGAATCGCCGCGACGGTGGAAAGCGCGACGTCGGAAGGCGGGGCTCTGCGATTGCTCGCATCTGGCGCGTCATCGTCGACGCGCGGCGTGCTCGGCAAGGCGAGCGAGGTGGCCGCCGCCGCCGAGCAGTCGGCCGTGGCCATGCGCGAGGCGGCGATGACTGCCGCCGGGTTGATCCGCGCGATCGAGGACGCGCGCACCGAGGTGGAGGTGGCCGCAGAGATCGCCAACCGCGCCAGCGCGCAGGCGGGCGCCGCCGTCGGCGTGTCGCAAATGCTGTCGGATCACGCGCAATCGATCGAATCGATCCTGGGCTTGATTCGCGACATTGCGGGGCAGACCAATTTGCTTGCGCTCAACGCTACGATCGAGGCGGCGCGCGCCGGTGACGCCGGCCGTGGTTTCGCGGTGGTGGCGCAGGAGGTGAAGAGCCTGGCGAACCAGACCGCGCGCGCCACCGATGACATCGCCGCCAAGATCGCCGCGATCCAGTCCGCCACCCGCAGCACGGTCGAAACCAACGCCAGCATCAAGGCGACGGTCGCGGAGGTCGAGGATTCGGCCACCCGCATCCGCAACGCAATGGAAGCGCAGGCGCAAACCGTGACCGCGATCACCGCGGCGGTCGACGAAACCGCGCTGGCGGCGGATTCGATGTCGAACACCATCGCCGCGATCCGCGAGGATACCGAGGCGGTGGCGGGGGAGATCGACGCATTCGGCGCCGGCTTCGATTCGCTTTCCAGCCGGCTCGCGGTGCTGAAGGCGAGCGCCGGCGATTTCGCGCGCAAGGTCGCCGTCTGA
- a CDS encoding SDR family NAD(P)-dependent oxidoreductase, translating to MIHILATGTSRGIGAATLAALDRPGVRIVGHGTASGVAADFSDPAAPAKLWDAAIAELGAIDVLINNAGVFEANPIEQDDAAWSAAWERTMRINLTAAAELSRMAVRHWQERGQGGRIVNIASRAAYRGDSPAHWHYAAAKAGMVAMTKTIARGYAHDGILAFAICPGFTMTGMADDYLASRGGDALLADIPLGRVTMPEEVAEMARWLALDAPASMTGAVLDVNGASYVR from the coding sequence ATGATACATATTCTTGCCACCGGCACATCGCGTGGGATCGGTGCCGCGACTCTCGCGGCGCTCGATCGTCCCGGCGTGCGGATCGTCGGGCACGGCACCGCGAGCGGGGTCGCCGCCGACTTCTCCGATCCCGCCGCGCCGGCGAAATTGTGGGATGCGGCGATTGCCGAACTCGGCGCGATCGACGTGCTGATCAACAATGCCGGTGTGTTCGAGGCGAACCCGATCGAGCAGGACGATGCGGCATGGAGCGCGGCGTGGGAGCGCACGATGCGCATCAATCTCACCGCCGCCGCCGAACTCTCGCGCATGGCGGTGCGCCATTGGCAGGAGCGCGGGCAGGGCGGCCGAATCGTCAATATCGCCAGCCGCGCAGCATATCGTGGCGACAGCCCGGCGCACTGGCATTATGCGGCCGCCAAGGCCGGCATGGTCGCGATGACCAAGACGATCGCGCGGGGCTATGCCCACGACGGCATCCTTGCCTTTGCGATCTGCCCCGGCTTCACGATGACCGGGATGGCCGACGATTATCTCGCGAGCCGGGGCGGGGACGCCTTGCTTGCCGATATCCCGCTCGGCCGGGTGACGATGCCGGAGGAAGTGGCGGAAATGGCGCGCTGGCTGGCGCTCGACGCACCCGCGTCGATGACCGGTGCGGTGCTGGATGTGAATGGAGCGAGCTATGTCCGCTGA
- a CDS encoding 50S ribosomal protein L11 methyltransferase, which translates to MSADSWKVTLPCTRAEAEAIDAAGDLAIDAVLMTTEEVEDDVERWRLDAYLEAEPNEATLTALRALVPSAAGIAPQIEALTAQDWVAMSQAGLEPIREGRFVVHTSAHPVTIAPDERAFLIDAGQAFGTGHHHTTAGCLAMIDALAGERFANVIDFGTGTGLLAFAARHLWPEARVMATDIDPIAIEVTAENMVANDVAAIELVVADGARATEIDAGAPYDLLIANILAGPLVAMAPEVTAVAGPHATIVLAGLLTNQAEAVIDAYRAQGCTLAARDVRGDWTILQLRAPAEPHATATTGDREAWKTDGR; encoded by the coding sequence ATGTCCGCTGACAGTTGGAAAGTGACCTTGCCCTGCACGCGGGCGGAGGCGGAGGCGATCGATGCGGCGGGCGACCTCGCGATCGATGCCGTGCTGATGACCACCGAAGAGGTGGAGGATGACGTCGAGCGGTGGCGGCTCGACGCCTATCTGGAGGCTGAACCGAACGAAGCGACGCTGACCGCGTTGCGCGCGCTGGTGCCTAGTGCCGCCGGTATCGCTCCCCAGATCGAGGCGCTGACCGCGCAGGATTGGGTGGCGATGAGCCAGGCCGGGCTGGAGCCGATCCGCGAGGGGCGATTCGTGGTTCACACTTCGGCGCATCCGGTGACTATCGCGCCTGACGAGCGCGCTTTCCTGATCGACGCCGGGCAGGCATTCGGCACCGGGCATCATCATACGACCGCCGGTTGCCTCGCGATGATCGACGCGCTGGCGGGGGAGCGTTTCGCCAATGTCATCGATTTCGGCACCGGGACCGGCCTGCTAGCCTTCGCGGCACGGCATCTCTGGCCCGAAGCGCGCGTGATGGCGACGGATATCGATCCGATCGCGATCGAGGTGACCGCCGAGAATATGGTCGCCAATGATGTCGCGGCGATCGAACTGGTCGTGGCTGACGGCGCGCGCGCGACCGAGATCGACGCGGGTGCGCCTTACGATCTGCTGATCGCCAATATCCTCGCTGGGCCGCTGGTGGCGATGGCGCCGGAGGTGACGGCGGTGGCGGGCCCGCATGCCACAATCGTGCTGGCGGGGCTGCTCACCAATCAGGCCGAAGCAGTGATCGACGCGTATCGCGCGCAGGGCTGCACGCTGGCGGCGCGCGATGTGCGCGGGGACTGGACGATTCTCCAGCTGCGCGCACCGGCCGAGCCGCACGCGACCGCCACCACCGGCGACCGCGAGGCGTGGAAAACCGACGGCCGCTGA
- a CDS encoding globin, which produces MERSLLAAAPHEPAMRAALFERFFARYPARRALFMHVEATSLRMTSETLGWMLGLAQGEGWVWGQVAELVYQHRNYGHLPADEYADFVDMAIDALGEAAGPEWSDATDAAWGRNAQALNTLIARAISEWTTSPLSYP; this is translated from the coding sequence ATGGAACGGAGCCTCCTCGCCGCCGCGCCGCATGAACCGGCGATGCGCGCGGCGTTGTTCGAACGCTTCTTCGCCCGCTATCCCGCTCGTCGCGCGCTGTTCATGCATGTCGAGGCCACGTCGCTGCGCATGACGAGCGAAACATTGGGGTGGATGCTCGGGCTCGCACAAGGCGAAGGCTGGGTATGGGGCCAGGTCGCGGAGCTGGTTTATCAGCACCGCAACTATGGTCACCTCCCAGCCGACGAATATGCCGATTTCGTCGATATGGCGATCGATGCGCTGGGCGAGGCGGCGGGCCCGGAATGGAGCGACGCCACCGACGCGGCATGGGGGCGTAACGCGCAGGCGCTCAACACGCTGATCGCGCGCGCGATCAGCGAATGGACGACCTCCCCCCTTTCCTACCCCTGA
- the phhA gene encoding phenylalanine 4-monooxygenase: MADVNLESPPPGAAADWTVPQNWAHYTAEEHATWDTLFARQAKLLPGRASDAYLRGLDVLKLSRPGIPDFEELSERLMKLTGWQVVAVPGLVPDAVFFDHMANRRFVAGNFIRRPDQLDYLQEPDVFHDVFGHVPMLADPVFADYLVAYGKGGQRALGLHSLQYLARLYWYTVEFGLIAEPEGLRIYGAGIVSSYSESRFALDDPSPNRIAFDLARVMRSEYRIDDFQQNYFVIPSFDDLLRVTAETDFAPLYEMLKQQPDIPVATLMPEDEVLTRGTQAYALAKADH; the protein is encoded by the coding sequence ATGGCCGATGTGAACCTTGAATCCCCGCCTCCCGGCGCCGCCGCCGATTGGACGGTGCCGCAGAACTGGGCGCATTATACCGCCGAAGAACATGCGACGTGGGACACGTTGTTCGCGCGGCAGGCGAAGCTGCTTCCCGGCCGCGCCTCCGACGCCTATCTGCGCGGGCTGGACGTGCTCAAACTTTCGCGGCCCGGCATTCCGGATTTCGAGGAATTGTCCGAACGACTGATGAAGCTCACCGGCTGGCAGGTCGTAGCCGTGCCCGGGCTGGTGCCCGATGCCGTGTTTTTCGATCATATGGCCAACCGACGTTTCGTCGCCGGCAATTTCATCCGCAGGCCGGACCAGCTCGATTATCTTCAGGAACCGGACGTGTTTCACGACGTGTTCGGCCATGTGCCGATGCTCGCGGACCCGGTGTTCGCGGATTATCTCGTCGCATACGGCAAGGGTGGCCAGCGCGCGTTGGGGCTGCATTCGCTGCAATATCTCGCGCGGCTTTATTGGTACACGGTCGAATTCGGCCTGATCGCGGAGCCGGAAGGGTTGCGCATCTATGGCGCCGGGATCGTCTCAAGCTATTCGGAAAGCCGGTTCGCGCTCGACGACCCCTCGCCCAACCGCATTGCCTTCGATCTCGCGCGGGTGATGCGCTCGGAATATCGCATCGACGATTTCCAGCAGAATTACTTCGTCATCCCGAGCTTCGACGATCTGCTACGCGTCACGGCCGAAACAGATTTCGCGCCGCTTTACGAAATGCTGAAGCAGCAGCCGGACATTCCGGTCGCGACCCTGATGCCGGAGGACGAGGTGCTGACGCGCGGCACCCAGGCCTATGCGCTCGCCAAGGCGGATCATTGA
- a CDS encoding OsmC family protein — protein sequence MPTHSGSARYEGFGKDGKGFVSTQSGALADNPYGFATRFEDEPGTNPEELIAAAHASCFTMALSFALARAGYNRGTLDTVAKVTLDKDGDGFSITKSALELRASVPGISSDDFTRIANEAKAGCPVSKLMKAEITLTHSLTE from the coding sequence ATGCCAACCCACAGTGGATCCGCGCGTTACGAAGGCTTCGGCAAGGACGGAAAGGGGTTCGTCTCAACCCAGTCCGGCGCGCTTGCCGACAATCCCTATGGCTTCGCCACCCGGTTCGAGGATGAACCCGGCACCAATCCGGAAGAACTCATCGCCGCCGCGCACGCGAGTTGCTTCACCATGGCGCTGAGCTTCGCGCTCGCCCGTGCCGGCTATAATCGCGGGACGCTGGACACCGTTGCGAAAGTGACGCTGGACAAGGATGGCGACGGCTTCTCGATCACGAAATCCGCGCTTGAGCTGCGTGCGTCCGTGCCCGGAATCTCCTCCGACGATTTCACGCGGATCGCCAATGAGGCAAAGGCCGGATGCCCGGTATCGAAGCTGATGAAAGCGGAAATCACGCTCACGCACAGCCTCACCGAATAA
- a CDS encoding glycine zipper 2TM domain-containing protein, translated as MRKLMLALGATAMVVPTLIATTQEAEARGRHGYREWRGQDGRMRCRRSDGTTGLIVGGAAGALLGRAIDTRGDRTLGTLGGAAVGALAGRAIERDSGSRRCR; from the coding sequence ATGCGTAAACTGATGCTGGCGCTGGGCGCCACGGCGATGGTCGTGCCGACGCTGATCGCCACGACGCAGGAAGCAGAGGCGCGCGGGCGCCACGGCTATCGCGAATGGCGTGGACAGGACGGGCGCATGCGCTGCCGTCGCTCGGACGGGACGACCGGGCTGATCGTCGGTGGCGCGGCGGGCGCGCTGCTCGGCCGCGCGATCGATACGCGCGGCGACCGTACGCTCGGCACGCTGGGCGGCGCGGCGGTAGGCGCACTCGCGGGGCGGGCGATCGAGCGAGACTCGGGCAGCCGCCGCTGCCGCTGA
- a CDS encoding TRIC cation channel family protein codes for MPPELLPVFAPWLDLAGIAVFAASGALAAARRAQTMVTLAFFALITGVGGGTVRDLLIGAPVFWVHDSRAAAVCLSVALLIWMTPEKWWRGAALDWFDAVGLAAYAVYGAAKAMRFGVPPLPAALMGVMTACAGGVIRDVVAGVPSIIMRPELYVTAAALAAALYVALTLLGLPAVLAATLAALAGFVLRAAAIRFRLALPAYRGRR; via the coding sequence ATGCCGCCCGAACTTCTGCCCGTTTTTGCCCCATGGCTCGATCTCGCCGGGATCGCGGTGTTTGCCGCATCTGGTGCGCTGGCCGCCGCGCGGCGTGCGCAGACGATGGTCACGCTCGCCTTTTTCGCGCTGATCACGGGCGTGGGCGGCGGGACGGTGCGTGATCTGCTGATCGGCGCGCCGGTGTTCTGGGTGCATGACAGTCGCGCCGCCGCCGTATGCCTGTCGGTTGCGTTGCTGATCTGGATGACCCCGGAGAAATGGTGGCGCGGCGCGGCGCTCGACTGGTTCGATGCGGTGGGGCTGGCGGCCTATGCCGTTTACGGCGCGGCCAAGGCGATGCGCTTCGGGGTGCCACCGCTGCCGGCCGCGCTGATGGGGGTGATGACCGCCTGTGCCGGTGGTGTGATCCGCGACGTGGTGGCCGGTGTGCCCTCGATCATCATGCGGCCGGAGCTTTACGTCACAGCGGCCGCATTGGCAGCGGCGCTATATGTTGCGCTGACCCTGCTCGGTTTGCCGGCAGTGCTCGCGGCGACCCTTGCCGCGCTCGCCGGATTCGTCCTGCGCGCCGCCGCGATCCGTTTCCGGCTGGCGTTGCCGGCTTATCGAGGACGGCGCTGA
- a CDS encoding GNAT family N-acetyltransferase, with protein MIVIRPAKPEDAAAVAAIYAPYVLSGTVSFETDAPDARAMRTRMAASNGLYPWLVATSGAGDDAGVVAYAYATRFRDRPAYRYVVETSIYVSGSVQGQGVGRLLYEALIDTLRAQGFTQAIGVLSLPNDGSISLHEAVGFRRAGVYREIGYKQGRWVDVGFWQCSLNDSVTPPTEPRPFTETGVVRV; from the coding sequence TTGATCGTCATCCGGCCCGCCAAACCCGAAGACGCCGCCGCCGTCGCCGCGATCTACGCTCCCTATGTCCTGTCGGGCACCGTATCGTTCGAAACCGATGCGCCGGATGCGCGGGCAATGCGCACGCGGATGGCCGCATCGAACGGCCTCTACCCATGGTTAGTCGCCACTTCCGGCGCGGGTGATGATGCCGGCGTGGTGGCTTATGCCTATGCCACGCGTTTCCGCGATCGCCCGGCATATCGCTATGTCGTTGAAACCTCGATCTACGTTTCGGGATCGGTGCAGGGGCAAGGCGTCGGGCGGCTATTGTACGAGGCGTTGATCGATACGCTGCGCGCGCAGGGCTTCACTCAGGCGATCGGGGTGCTGTCACTCCCCAATGACGGATCGATCTCGCTCCATGAGGCGGTGGGATTCCGTCGCGCGGGGGTCTATCGCGAGATCGGCTATAAGCAGGGTCGCTGGGTCGATGTCGGCTTCTGGCAGTGTTCGCTGAACGATAGCGTCACCCCGCCGACCGAGCCACGCCCCTTCACCGAGACGGGCGTCGTCCGCGTCTGA
- the rimI gene encoding ribosomal protein S18-alanine N-acetyltransferase, whose product MSASLRMVELVSGAASDIAAIDTVMAEAFDPRFGEAWTHSQCLGILSMPGVWLTLARADGEVAGFALSRAILDEAELLLIAVHPAFRRRGIGAALLRGVIADARMRKVTRLHLEVRAGNEAVALYAAHGFAKVGERRDYYRGRTGQSFDAHSYAVTL is encoded by the coding sequence ATGAGCGCGTCGCTGCGCATGGTGGAGCTGGTCTCGGGCGCCGCATCGGATATCGCGGCGATCGACACCGTAATGGCCGAAGCGTTCGATCCGCGTTTCGGCGAGGCGTGGACGCACAGCCAGTGTCTCGGCATCCTCAGCATGCCCGGTGTATGGCTGACGCTGGCGCGCGCCGATGGCGAGGTCGCCGGCTTCGCGCTGTCGCGGGCGATCCTCGATGAAGCGGAACTGCTGCTGATCGCCGTCCACCCGGCGTTTCGGCGGCGCGGGATCGGCGCCGCGCTGCTGCGCGGGGTGATCGCTGACGCACGGATGCGCAAGGTGACCCGGCTTCATCTGGAGGTGCGCGCCGGGAATGAGGCAGTCGCGCTCTATGCCGCGCACGGCTTCGCCAAGGTGGGCGAACGGCGCGATTATTATCGTGGGCGTACCGGGCAAAGCTTCGACGCGCACAGCTACGCCGTCACGTTGTGA
- the tsaB gene encoding tRNA (adenosine(37)-N6)-threonylcarbamoyltransferase complex dimerization subunit type 1 TsaB, which yields MPTLVIDTATAACSVALIEDGRVIDARHEVVGRGHAERLVVMIAELLDGGRAARILVDVGPGSFTGIRVGIAAARGLALGWGASVAGYSSTALLAAQAIADGVSAPLAVVLEGGHGELFMQSFVAPLAAQGPLHSLPPADALAALAGRPAVGSGVRWLAPLDAGLTLHDALPQAANAVLLPDDMAALPARPLYGRAPDAKLPT from the coding sequence ATGCCTACGCTGGTAATCGATACGGCCACCGCCGCCTGCTCGGTCGCGCTGATCGAGGATGGGCGCGTGATCGATGCGCGTCACGAAGTCGTCGGGCGCGGCCATGCCGAGCGGCTGGTCGTGATGATCGCGGAACTGCTCGATGGCGGCCGTGCGGCACGCATTCTGGTCGATGTCGGGCCGGGCAGTTTCACCGGCATCCGCGTCGGCATCGCGGCGGCGCGCGGGCTGGCGCTCGGCTGGGGCGCTTCGGTCGCGGGCTATAGCTCAACCGCGCTACTCGCGGCGCAGGCGATCGCGGACGGCGTGAGCGCGCCGCTTGCGGTCGTGCTGGAAGGAGGGCACGGTGAGCTGTTCATGCAGAGCTTCGTCGCTCCCCTCGCCGCGCAAGGCCCGTTGCATTCGCTCCCACCCGCGGACGCGCTGGCGGCACTCGCCGGCCGCCCGGCGGTGGGCAGCGGGGTGCGCTGGCTCGCGCCGCTCGATGCCGGGCTGACGTTGCACGACGCACTGCCGCAAGCCGCGAACGCGGTGCTGCTGCCGGATGACATGGCCGCCCTTCCCGCCCGCCCGCTCTATGGCCGCGCGCCGGATGCCAAGCTCCCGACATGA
- a CDS encoding malonic semialdehyde reductase yields MTKPLDDAALDQLFRTARTYNGYTDEPVTEAELRAIWDLMKMGPTSANQLPARLVWCVSDEAKAKLAAACSEGNRPKVLKAPVSVVIGMDLNFHEHLPELFPHTDAKPWFDGNEALRESSAFRNSTLQGGYFIMAVRALGLDTGPMSGFDAAAVEAAFFADQPAVRANFISTLGHGDPATIFGRSPRPAFEKFNRIA; encoded by the coding sequence ATGACCAAGCCCCTCGACGATGCTGCGCTCGACCAGCTCTTCCGCACCGCCCGCACCTATAACGGCTATACCGACGAACCCGTCACCGAAGCCGAATTACGCGCGATCTGGGATCTGATGAAGATGGGGCCGACCTCGGCCAACCAGCTTCCCGCCCGCCTCGTGTGGTGCGTGTCGGATGAGGCGAAGGCAAAGCTCGCCGCCGCATGCTCGGAGGGCAATCGCCCCAAGGTGTTGAAGGCCCCCGTCAGCGTCGTGATCGGCATGGACCTGAATTTCCACGAACATCTGCCGGAGCTGTTCCCGCACACCGATGCGAAGCCGTGGTTCGATGGCAACGAAGCGCTGCGCGAATCGAGCGCGTTCCGCAACTCCACCTTGCAGGGCGGCTATTTCATCATGGCCGTGCGCGCGCTCGGGCTCGATACCGGGCCGATGTCGGGCTTTGACGCGGCGGCGGTGGAAGCGGCCTTCTTTGCCGATCAGCCTGCTGTGCGCGCCAATTTTATCTCGACGCTCGGCCATGGCGATCCGGCGACGATCTTCGGCCGTTCGCCACGCCCCGCGTTCGAGAAGTTCAACCGCATCGCCTGA
- the fdhD gene encoding formate dehydrogenase accessory sulfurtransferase FdhD yields the protein MAERTSSLVDLERISASGDAARVARAVAVERPIAIEFNGIGYAVMMATPADLADFATGFAFTERLVTRAAQIRDIDHVARDEGELLRVTLAAECGEAVIERARHRISESSCGLCGIENLAQAIRPLPMVRAAPCAAPEAIFRALATLSAQQPLNRETGAVHAAARCTADGEVIAVREDVGRHNAFDKLIGAMLRDGADWEGGFALLTSRCSYELVEKAALAGCPHLVTISAPTSLAIERARACGLKLTALARADAMLELGA from the coding sequence ATGGCCGAGCGAACCAGCAGCCTTGTGGATTTAGAGCGCATTTCTGCCTCGGGCGATGCGGCACGCGTGGCGCGCGCCGTGGCGGTGGAGCGCCCGATCGCGATCGAATTCAATGGCATCGGTTATGCCGTGATGATGGCGACGCCGGCTGATCTCGCCGATTTCGCGACCGGCTTCGCCTTCACCGAACGGCTGGTGACGCGCGCCGCGCAAATCCGCGATATCGATCATGTGGCGCGCGACGAGGGCGAATTGCTGCGCGTCACGCTGGCGGCGGAATGCGGCGAAGCCGTAATCGAGCGCGCGCGACATCGTATATCCGAATCGTCCTGCGGGCTGTGCGGGATCGAAAATCTCGCGCAGGCGATCCGCCCCTTGCCGATGGTCCGCGCCGCGCCTTGCGCCGCCCCGGAAGCGATCTTTCGCGCGCTGGCGACGCTTTCCGCGCAGCAGCCGCTCAACCGCGAGACCGGCGCGGTCCACGCCGCGGCGCGCTGCACGGCGGACGGGGAGGTGATCGCGGTGCGCGAGGATGTCGGGCGACACAATGCGTTCGACAAATTGATCGGCGCGATGCTGCGCGACGGCGCGGACTGGGAGGGGGGCTTTGCCTTGCTCACCTCGCGCTGCTCGTACGAACTGGTCGAGAAAGCCGCGCTGGCGGGATGCCCCCACCTCGTCACTATTTCTGCGCCGACCAGTCTGGCGATTGAGCGCGCGCGCGCCTGCGGGTTGAAGCTTACCGCGCTCGCCCGGGCGGACGCGATGCTGGAGCTGGGTGCGTGA
- a CDS encoding molybdenum cofactor guanylyltransferase: MKLLGVVLAGGESRRFGSDKARALLDGVALAEHAVATLAPFVEDVVESGDAGIHDQPAPGLGPLGGICGALHHAAALGYDAIVTIGCDTPFVPAETLAALATAPGAAFVAYTPIIGRWPVVLAASLERHLHDNPDRSMRRWCASIGATPIDAPPIANINRPADLAALSLSDRGRGRPPR, from the coding sequence GTGAAGCTGCTCGGCGTGGTGCTGGCCGGGGGCGAATCGCGGCGCTTCGGCAGCGACAAGGCGCGGGCGCTGCTCGACGGCGTGGCGTTGGCGGAACACGCGGTGGCGACGCTGGCGCCATTCGTGGAAGACGTGGTGGAAAGCGGTGACGCCGGCATTCACGATCAACCCGCGCCGGGGCTGGGGCCGCTTGGCGGCATCTGCGGCGCGCTGCATCACGCCGCCGCGCTGGGCTATGACGCGATCGTGACGATCGGGTGCGACACGCCGTTCGTGCCGGCCGAGACGCTGGCGGCATTGGCCACCGCGCCCGGCGCCGCTTTTGTGGCGTATACGCCTATCATCGGGCGCTGGCCCGTCGTGCTGGCGGCGTCGCTCGAACGCCACCTCCACGACAACCCTGACCGATCGATGCGCCGCTGGTGCGCGTCGATCGGCGCGACACCGATCGATGCGCCGCCGATCGCCAATATCAACCGGCCGGCGGACCTCGCCGCGCTCAGTCTTTCGGATAGGGGGAGGGGCCGCCCTCCGCGATGA